gcgagtGGGCGACGGTGTGGCACACGGCTTGAGTGACACAGCCGTCGAACAACAGCGCGTGAGGCACAAGATGACACCATTGAGACCATACAGTGTccaggagatgctgaagcttctCGGGAAAACGATCCACATTGCCGAGGCCTCACCGAGCGATCTGGGGGAGGTGATTTTTCGTGACGAACACCAACTCGAGGAGGTGACCTTGGACCCCTCAACCGACGAATTGTATCTCGTCCGTGGAGCTTCAGTACCGACACTTTCGGAGGAAGTGAAAGGGTACAAATTTCTGCTTGGCGCAAGCCTCCGGGAGGCACCGGAAGACATGAATGGCGCGCGCTATCCGAGTTATTATGTCCTTACAAAGGATGCCTCGGAGGCGAccgtgggtgtgtatgttcCCACAGCCTTGACGCACTACAATCCATCCAAGCGACAGCGTGCACCGCGACACGCGTTGAGATATGTACCTCTTCCgcgaagtgcggcatcagaggcacaccaggaCCATACAAACGGACCGCGACCGCGCctggtgaagagaaaaggatggccagacgacggcgccgggaATCAACTCGgcgacgatgaggaggacggtGGGCCGTACAGCGTTCCAGGAAACCAGAAGGGCGATGGGTAcgcggacgtcgacgcgaacatctcgacagaggcaatgcgcgctctcgaaagcctccgctccaatcctttaaacatgcagggcaggcctctttcgcaagaagaagaggcagaggtctgcccgagaaactggttcctcttcgccgcgaaacCGCCACACATCTCACAGCTGGCATGGAGTCTTGTGCGGCccgacactcgcgcacaccacttgcgatggttgacgcgaatcaagtcgatgaactcggaacagatgctcatgcgctttccggcggcatgcatcgacttgatCCTGTCGACCGCACGGGCCCGGAAATGGAAGTGGGCAACGACCGcgaaggcctttgccgcggtggcgggtgcgctgcgcgacctgccgctctactcgacgcagacgcggggtattcgccttcaggacgatcccgagtggcgaagcgcttttggcacggtgcagcgctacatgaaggagtcggtgccggatgcgcctcccttcGTTTCGCGTCAACAGGTCGAGAGGATCTCCAAACGGCTCCGCTTAGGCCAtccacgcgccgcgctgttcctcgccatgATGTGGGGGATTCGCAGCACGAGCGTGCGACATTTCCACGCTCCGAGCGAAGGACGTGACGCTGTTCCCGGGAACATCGACGGATACATACGTGaaggtcacgctgacgatccgcaagggaaagggtgccaaaACACGTGGCCCGTACCCGATCCCGTCGGTGCTGACGAGGGACcttgcagcgacgcagcaggagatgctggtcgAGAAAAGACCATCCGAGGAGCTCTTTgcaccacacgtggaggagctgcgggcgctgatcgcccaggaggtgcgaacagagatgcgaggtgcacagctgccctcgatccGGAAAGGTGCGCTCCGTTgtatggcggaagcgggtgtcccGTTGAAGGACCTGTTGATGATTTccgggcacgcgaagcaggccacgctgctgcgctatcttgggtatggccagcagcctacggtggaggccgagaccgcaagggacaacgccggaagagcgctattccagaccctctagaggctgcggcatccgtgttccgtttccgatcgcaagagtcatcgtgcgcgaatCTCGGAATCGCGCCACAGGAGGTgtcggccatggtggaccagatgtccggtttcatccaagtgctgacggagcgaccAGCGCTCGTCAAAcagtggccgctgcacctgaaacggaacacaccactggacatggataccgtgctcgcgatgccgacaaaacgcgcctcaacgaagcggtttctccagcgaatccagtgctttctggatccctccttctacgatgggttgcggacgtcgaggacCATCAAAAAGTGCGTGCTCACAACGGCGGAAATCCAACAGGcggtcgagatgggcaagttcGAACCGTGCCCGAgcagcgacatcggcgcccaggtgcaattgccagagggcatgcacggcgtgaacgtcttcacggtgccggagctgaaaggacgacgacgcctcatcacggagcccctgctgaaccgcgtgatccccaaacatcacgtcccgcgcgtccactacgacacgcgcctcggaagacgacagcggctgcgatacgcccgttacatgctacagatcgacttcgaagcttattacgacgctatcccgatcgcggcgacactccgtaacaagttcgtttttcgagccaggcatgacgggcgatactaccgccttcgtactctcccgaccggcgcgcgatggagcgttgccgtcggccaggcggtgacgtggacgattgtggacatcgacacgcccgtcaccatcaccacgctcatcgacaacattctcgtggccgcacgcgaaggccaggagcgtgagtttgtgctcgcggtgcgcacgatcgtcgcacgcatcaaggcggcgaacctgatgacgtcacccaaccgggacgagctggaggcgatgtcggacgaggaaatcctgcagctggcgagtgccaaca
The Leishmania braziliensis MHOM/BR/75/M2904 WGS CADA00000000 data, contig 63, whole genome shotgun sequence DNA segment above includes these coding regions:
- a CDS encoding TATE DNA transposons, with protein sequence MPHSHGEKPRRTVSEKHHREPQLAGTETRHALYGRAGFHHRELRCHNDACPSPTRLQLRTWRERMRQTRHHTSRKENAFLSGQSSPFSEANKFAKKVYEAVLDHLWAATALARVGDGVAHGLSDTAVEQQRVRHKMTPLRPYSVQEMLKLLGKTIHIAEASPSDLGEVIFRDEHQLEEVTLDPSTDELYLVRGASVPTLSEEVKGYKFLLGASLREAPEDMNGARYPSYYVLTKDASEATVGVYVPTALTHYNPSKRQRAPRHALRYVPLPRSAASEAHQDHTNGPRPRLVKRKGWPDDGAGNQLGDDEEDGGPYSVPGNQKGDGYADVDANISTEAMRALESLRSNPLNMQGRPLSQEEEAEVCPRNWFLFAAKPPHISQLAWSLVRPDTRAHHLRWLTRIKSMNSEQMLMRFPAACIDLILSTARARKWKWATTAKAFAAVAGALRDLPLYSTQTRGIRLQDDPEWRSAFGTVQRYMKESVPDAPPFVSRQQVERISKRLRLGHPRAALFLAMMWGIRSTSVRHFHAPSEGRDAVPGNIDGYIREGHADDPQGKGCQNTWPVPDPVGADEGPCSDAAGDAGREKTIRGALCTTRGGAAGADRPGGANRDARCTAALDPERCAPLYGGSGCPVEGPVDDFRAREAGHAAALSWVWPAAYGGGRDRKGQRRKSAIPDPLEAAASVFRFRSQESSCANLGIAPQEVSAMVDQMSGFIQVLTERPALVKQWPLHLKRNTPLDMDTVLAMPTKRASTKRFLQRIQCFLDPSFYDGLRTSRTIKKCVLTTAEIQQAVEMGKFEPCPSSDIGAQVQLPEGMHGVNVFTVPELKGRRRLITEPLLNRVIPKHHVPRVHYDTRLGRRQRLRYARYMLQIDFEAYYDAIPIAATLRNKFVFRARHDGRYYRLRTLPTGARWSVAVGQAVTWTIVDIDTPVTITTLIDNILVAAREGQEREFVLAVRTIVARIKAANLMTSPNRDELEAMSDEEILQLASANTVFLGEEYTWNGRERLIRNSVKTVAKLKLALQKTSHTIRSLASLISLIFFALHTTQMNPARAFKLLRAYRGIYRLTFRGYDWDDAVPYIDSSVARSLQEIGGALVQNPWWKISDERHPTTDEATYDAVAFTDASLEGWGAVLHLRDAGATEMWTYRQRWTEDLERQLGGDDGEAERVLEKLRQYQLRRRVRSGGRFEDPDLQADRFQARYSAHAEPRAAQLMLRHLVEHHRVPNGARIALATDHRAIVIAQKHLNGFGGIGRGYALNKLFEYTYDLWYNRGIDVVFFYVEGARNPADAYSRHFGVDATGSLEVHRVEPFGVPFLRHMWCPLCEERRREEGGEI